TGCTGGTTGAATTAGGGCCAGAAGTAAGCATTTGCTGGGTTAAGCACATGGTACTGCTtaaatatgtgaattatattttaacACTTTAAGATCAGATTTTctggcttctctttaaaaaactGGAATGTCTGGGTGCATGGAGTCCGCCCTGCTCTGTAGCAAAACTGGGCTGAGATGAGAAGCAGCTGTTCCTTTAGACCGGGCATGGTCACTAGCTTGCCCTAGTCCTCTGGACCAGATGCTATGGATGCCCTGCCCTGCTTCCTCTCAGCCCACCTCTGGGCTCGCCTGCAGCTGCAGTGCTCATGTGCGTGCTGACAGCTTCCCATGGCCAGTGCCTGTATCTCTCTGCTTCTTTGCCTGAGGACTTTCTCCACCACTAGTTGGCATTCAGAACAGCCCGGAAGTGCCAGGGATTTAAAGCCCCTGCAAGGAAATTCTCGACTCATACAAGAGTCAGTAGATTAAAACCCACCCTCTTTCCTGCCCCTCAGTGGTACAATTCTGAGCACATTCCACATGATTATTCACAGGGTCCCCAGTGGAACTGAGTTCCAATGGCCCACAGTGGCAGTCCACTCCACTCCCTTTCTGCCTCACTTTCCCCACCCTTCACTTGTGCTTACTGGAATCACATTCCAATTAAACTATCTGCTCCCAAGTCCTTGTCTCAGGGCTCACTTTTGGGGAAATCCAAGCTAAGATACCCTACTAGTCTCACTTTACCATTTTTACATCATCTGTCTGGCCCCACGAACATGGCCCTGAGAGCACACGCCCCTGATTAAGGGCTGTAGGATAGGAGCCCCCACCCATCCAGGGGCCTCCCAACATCCCCGAGACAGAAGACTCACCTCCCCCGAGTAACTGTACTTGCCCCTGAGGATCTGCCGGTACAGCCGGGTGCGGTTGTCATCCTCAAAGGGCATGGTGCCACTGAGCAGGATGTAGGCGATGACGCCCAGCGCCCACATGTCGACTGAGTTGGTGTAGGGCTTGCGGACCAGGACCTCAGGGGCAATGTACTCGGGCGTGCCACAGGTGGTCTTCATCAGGCAGTCGTCACCCTTCTTGCGGGCACTGGCCAGGCCAAAGTCGGTGATGATGATCTTGGAGTCAGTGCCTGGGTGGTAGTAGAGCAGATTCTCAGGCTTGAGGTCTCGGTGTGTGATGCCCAGTGCGTGCAGATACCGGACGCCATCCAGTACCATCTGCAGCACTCGAGTGGCGTCACGCTCAGTGAAAGAACCCTTGGCGATGATGCGGTCAAAGAGCTCTCCACCAGTGGCCAGCTCCATCACCATGTACACGCGCTCCTGTGTCTCAAACACCTCCACCAGCTGGATGATGTTGGCATGGCGCACCCGGCGCAGCACACGCAGCTCCGACTCACACACCTCCCGCCCCTCCCGGTACTTGGTCTCAATCATCTTAATGGCATATGGCTGCCGGGTTGCCCGGTGCTCCACACGCACCACTCGGCTGAAGCTGCCTCGGCCAATCAGGGCTTTGATGTCGTACTTGGCCGTCACACGTGGGTCGAACTTGGCCCTGTACTTAGCCACCCTGGCCCTGCGTGGTGGTTCTGAGGGAGGTTCTGTGTGGCCGGTGGTGGGGGCACCAGGGCAGGGGTTTGCACCCTGACTGGCTTCTGGGAACCCAGCTTTGAGAGGGCCAACACTGTCCACCTCTGTAATGAAGTGCTTGTACACATCGCTCTTAGTGCCACTGAAGGGCTCCACCTTCTTGACCAGATCCAGCTGGACATCCTTGGGCGGCTCGGGAAGGACCTTGCTTGTCCCACAGCCCATCACGGACACGGGGGCATCCTCTCTAGCGAGGCTGGCAGAACCTGCTCTGCAGGCAGTGCCCCGTCTACACCTACACAGACAGAAGAAAGGAACTCAGCATAGCCAGGGACACTTCTGGAGGGATCCCAGCCATCCTCCTTACCCCCTCCCCCCTGGCCTTGGATAAACCTAGCCTTAAGACCTGACTCTGGTATGGTTCCCTGGAAGGGAGAATGGCTTTGGCCCCTGAGTGCTTGGAGCCCAGATGCCATGAAGGATCCAGATGAAAGACTGGGTCTGAGTTCCATGGTCTTGATGTACATCCCCCTGGGTATAATTTTCATGCTGCTCTTCAACTCTGAAGAGGGGCAGGAACATGCACCAGGCTCAGCTGTCACTGCCTCCAACCTCCTCCCTACTCTCCCTGGGTCCCTTACCATAGTTGAAGTCCTatgttttttaaaggttaaaattaTTCCTCTTATTACTCTGACTCATCTTTTCTGAAACGGGGGCGTGGAGTGTTGGAGGCCTGTTCTCCAACACTATCACCCACCAGGGTGTAGAAAGCCACTTCCCCAAGGCCTCCTCCCTCATGGATACCTTCCTGGCCCTCTAGGCCTCCTGCAGGGGTTGATCCCCCACTGCAACAACCCACCACCACCCACTGCTCTGGGTGCTGCCCTAACCTCACTCTTCCCTGGATGGCTCGCACTACTTTTCTAATGCACCATCTTCACCCTGGCAGTTTAACACCCTGTTCCAGGGTCTCTCACTTCCCCAGTTTACCACATAGATGGCTAAAATGCCACACAAGTCCCAGAAATGGCTAAAATCAATTCCAGTGAAGCAGGAACCACAAGCCTTAGCACACTGCCACTAGATAGCCACCAAACTAGCCTGGGCTTCATTtaagaggcagagggaggaatttccctggtggcacagtgcttaagaatccacctgccaatgcaggagacacgggttcgagccctggtccgggaagatcccacatgccatggagcaactaagcccgtgtgccacaactactgagcctgcgtgccacaactactgaagtccacacgcctagagcccgtgctccacaccaagagaagccaccgcaacgagaagcccgcgcaccacatcgaagagtagtccccgcttgccccaactagagaaagcccgcgcagcaaagaagacgcagtgcagccaaaaaaaaaaaaagaggcagaggggGCCTTGAGCTCAGAAAGGACACTAACAACTTCATCCAGATGAGACTCAGGCTGTGGATCGGGGCACTCTGCTTCCATGGGATGAGGATCCAGGAGACTTTCCCATTTGTTTTCCAGACAAAGATGTTCCAACTATTAATACCTTGTGGCTGGTGGGGCCCTGGACAAGTTGAAGTGCTGAAATACCGCTTTCCAGAGGTCACTTCTATCCAGGCTGCCCTTCTCTAAGTCTATCTGAGGGCCCCAGGGGTGAAAGAAAAGAGCTGAGAATTTCCTATTAATTAGGATATACAGAATTGGGGATAAAATGATCAACTCAGAACAAGCGTTTACTGAACATCTACTAGGGATACAGGAATGAATAAGACGTCCAGTGCAGGTATATTTTAACATACCCAATACAGGCAAAACACGGCCAATAAACTCATAGTCTAAATGAAGAGCAAAACATCAAAACAGGTAATTTCAATATAACAAAGTAAATGTTAGGCTTGAGAAACAATAGTAGATACATGAATGACACAAGAATGACACAGGGATtagggaaagcttcctggaggaggcgacCCCCACGCTGAATTTGAAGTAAGAATGAGGCAGGTGAGGAAAGGTGGGAATGTTgtttcaggcagagagaatgaCACACTCAAAGGTTCAGAGGCCCAGAGCAGCACCCCGTGCCTGGGAATGTGCAGTCTGGTGATGTGAAGACAGGACTGGGGGCTGAAGTGTTGGAAGGTCAGCAGGAACTAGGTTGTGGAGAGCAGCCCAAGTTACAGCGAGGAGCCAGGACCTTCCTGGGAGGTGAAAGGAAGCTACTGAAGGGTTTACAAGGAGAGGCGACTCTGTGTTTAGAAAGAAGTATAAGGCTGAATTGGAGGAGGGTCAAAGTGGACTGAAAGGGCCGGTGAGGAGGGTAGCAGCACAGACAGGGTGGCGGAATGGAGAGAGGTCAGCAGGAGAAGTGACAGGGGCTGGAGGCTGGACACAGGGGTGAAAGGGAGGAGAGGACAGCACTCCAGTCCCTCACTCCAGCTCCTGGGCAGAAGGTCAGGAGTGCAGCAGGAGGGACAGGTTTGGGAAGCAGTAGGAAGACTTCAGTTCTGGAAGTGCTGCAGTGGGGTGGCTGGATGTAGAATCTAATGGTTGAAAAGAGCTGGTcaaccaagggggaaaaggggggataaactgggagattggggttgacatatacacactgctatatataaaatagataataaggacctactgtatagcacagggaactctactcaataccctgtaatgacctatatgggaacagaatctaaaaaagagtgcatatatgtatatgtataactgattcactttgctgtacagcagaaactaacacaacattgtaaatcaactacactccaatacaaattaatttaaaaacaaaaaagaagaaggaaaagagctgGTCAGGGTCAGAGATTCCATGGCTGCCCAGGGGCAACaccaacccccacccccaacctgttTCAAAGCCAGCAAAAGATCCCATGAAAGGCAGCAGAGGGAGACCCAGGGAGGTTTTGCTGGGGCACCTTGAGGGTCACAGAGAACCCACACAGAGGCCCTGAGTGAGGGTCTGAATTCAAGATGGTGATAACTGACCAATGTGGCTAATGTGGTGATAACTGACCAATGTTCCCAAGGAAAAAGCTCACCTCTGAAACATACACAAGACCTTGATTACCAATCCATCAGACAAAAAGACCAAAGATTAAGGGCTTAGGTTTTAATCAGTATGTCAGTATGACTCTCAGCAGAATGAGATTTATCTTTCCTCACATAAGAGGAAAAGATTCCTCAACCAACACAGGCTCTTCAGGATTTGCTGCAGTTTTCACCCAAATGCCCAGGAGATCCCATATAGCAGCTTAGGAAATCATGTTTAAACACAGGCATttagggattccctggtggcgcagtggttaagaatcctcctgccaatgcaggggacacgggttcgagccctggtccgggaagatcccacatgccgtggagcaactaatcccgtgtgccacaactactgagcctgcgctctagagcccgcgacccacaactactgagcctgcatgccacaactactgaagcccacgcatctagagcccctgctctgaaacaagagaagccaccgcaatgagaagcctgcgcaccgcaacgaagagtagcccccgctcgccccaactagggaaagcccgcgcgcagcaacgaagaaccaacgcagccaaaaataaataagttaataaattataaaaaaaaataaacaaaggcatTTAGAAACAAGGTTCTTTTTCACAGAGGCCAAAGATTAGAACTGTGGACTTTGGAATTTTGCAGACTCATCTCTTCCTTCAGGGAAAATACAAGACTTAATACAGTAAAGGGCTgcagctcaggaaaaaaaaagctctttggCCAGGATTCCTGAGGCAGAACACAGGCCCTGATCCCCAAGACCACACTGTGAACAACATCTACCACCACTCAGAGAGAAGACAAATTGCATGGGTGACGCAGCACAGCTACTCAGATGTCACTTCTTCCTGGGGAGGAGGCAGAACCCTAGATCCACAAAATAAGTAACGTCTCCAGGTGTACCCACCGGCTCTTTTTGTTTAGATGTGCATACCTAGTCTGGTCCTGATGAGAAAAACTAAGGTTTACAAAAGAAAAGGCCTGACTTTTCACTTTAAACAAAGTCTAAGCAAGGATCTCAAGTCAGCAGTGAGACAGCCAAGGATTATCCCTCTCTGACCTTCCTTATTCCTTTCTGGGACACAGTTTCTCTCACATTTGTTCCAGTTAGAAACTCTTCAAAGATAGGCTGATGCTGGCACTCCACCTTCCCAACTACAGATCGAGAGTGGAGGAAAGAAGGTGCCAGCTCCGATGCGGGGAACTGCTGATAACCTCCAGGTGATCATAGCTGCTCCACACTCCAATCACATCTGTTAAATTCTCTTTTCACATCAGTTAGGTGAAAAGGCAAACAGGGACAAGGGAAGCAGCTGGCAAAATTCCTTCTGTGAAGAGGGCAAAGTGTTTTCCTGCCCTCAGCTCTCATGTATGTGCCCCCAGCAGAGTGACCAGGGTGGGGGTGAATGAGGAAAGCCTCAAGAAGTGACCTCCCAGGAAGGTCATGCTATGCCAGCTCTCACAAGTCACTATTCTGTCTCACGACACCAATCCTAACACATCTTACAGAAAGTATTGAACTCTCTGGAGTCGGCCTCCACACCTTCAACTCCGAGCCTGACCCAAAGCACTCCTCAAAGAAGGTAAGCGTATTGGACAGAGTGCAGCAGTAGGCGTGAGCATTGAGCACTACTGTCCTCGCTAATACTTTATAGAAAGGACAGGCCAAAAAGGTAGAAACTTGTCCAAAGCCACTCAGATAGTGACAGCAGAGAACAAACCAAAATCTCATTCTCCATCCAGAGCTCCTTCCACCAAACCAGATAGACTCCAGAAGTGCCTGGGGCCCAGCTGAGCTCAGACTCACCAGGTCAAGGCCTCAATCCTTCCTCATACCACTCAACTGATGAATCAACGAACCTTTActgaggatctttttttttttaatttatttatttttggttgtgttgggtcttcgttgctgtgcacgggctttctctagttgtggcgaacaggggctactctttgttgcggtgcgcgggcttctcattacggtggcttctcttgttgcggagcatgggctctaggctcacgggcttcagtagttacggcatgctggctcagtagttgtggctcatgggctctagagctcaagttcagcagttgtggtgcatgggcttagttgctccgtggcatgtgggatcttcctggaccagggctcgaacccgtgtcccctgcattggcaggtggattcttaaccactgcgccaccagggaagcctgaggatCTTTTCTGAAGGGCATGTCTTCCGAAACCTCCATTCCACGTACAATCTGTGTCACACTGCTCACTGCTATACTCTAGATTACTTCTGATCACTAGAGTTGTCAGCCTTTTGAGGGAAGGGGCCACTTCTCAGGTTTCTAGAACTCTCTGGCTCCCAACAAAGCGCTGAGCTCCGAGCAGGCATTCAATGTTTGTTAACACTGAGTGAAAGGTGGGCTGGTTCTCAGGTTTCTTTTTGCTGCAGAGCAACAATCCCAGAACCTCAGAAATCTTCAAGTGGCAGGAAGAGGCCAGATTGGTGGTTAAACCAGAGCCATGCTCTTTGGGTGCTCGTATAAATGTCCTCAACAACAAAGGAAGCCAGAGTTCTCAGGTCTATTTGGGTCTTACAGATTGTTACCTGAACTCCAAAGCAAGTTTGTCCATAAATTGCGAGACCCATCTGTGGGGAGACCAGGGGTCTAGGAGCAGAGGACAGGGATGGATCCTGAAACAATTTTCCTGGCCACAGAAGTCTGTGGATGCCTCCCAGGCAGGCACCCAGCCCTCTCCAATAACACCTCCTAAGACTGTTCTCCACAGCAAAGCTTCACAAACTTTTGCCTGCAAAGATCTCTATATTCTGCTCCCATGTTTTGAGAGACTGTCTATCAAAATGAAGTAGGCAGTAATCTCTCAGGAATCCCAGAAATAAGTAACTGCTGAACAGCACTTCTAACCATCACGAGGCAAGCAGGGATAGCTGGCAAAGAAGTCTGTCACTTTAGATAAAAACCCCTGACCCTCAcgccacacacaaaaataaacttgggacttccctggcggtacagtggtgaagactctgagttcccaatgcaggggacccaggttcgatccctggtcagggacctagaccccacatgccgcagctaaagaGCCCGCATGACGCAATGAAGATCCTGAATGCGGCAACTAAGGCCCtacacagcaaaataaataaataaatattaaaaataaaatcaaaatggcttaaagacttaaatatgagacaagacaccataaaactcctagaagagaacataggcaaaacattctctgacataaatcgtaccaatgttttcctagatcagtttcccaaggcaatagaaataaaatcaaaaataagcaaatgggacctaattaaacttataagcttttgcacagcaaaggaaaccataaacaaaacaaaaagacaacctatggaatgggagaaaatatttgcaaatgatgggaccagaaagggcttaatttccaaaatatacaatcagcacctacaattcaataacaaaaaaacaaacaacccaatcgaaaaatgattagggcttccctggtggtgcagtggttaagaatccgcctgccaatgcaggggacacaggttcgagccctggtccgggaagatcccacacgccacggagcaactaagcccgtgtgccacaactactgagcctaccctccagagcccatgagccacaactactgaagcccatgtgcctagagcccgtgctccacaacaagagaagccaccgcaatgagaagccggtgtaccacaacgaagaatagcccctgctcaccacaactagagaaag
This region of Balaenoptera acutorostrata chromosome 19, mBalAcu1.1, whole genome shotgun sequence genomic DNA includes:
- the PSKH1 gene encoding serine/threonine-protein kinase H1 isoform X2; this encodes MGCGTSKVLPEPPKDVQLDLVKKVEPFSGTKSDVYKHFITEVDSVGPLKAGFPEASQGANPCPGAPTTGHTEPPSEPPRRARVAKYRAKFDPRVTAKYDIKALIGRGSFSRVVRVEHRATRQPYAIKMIETKYREGREVCESELRVLRRVRHANIIQLVEVFETQERVYMVMELATGGELFDRIIAKGSFTERDATRVLQMVLDGVRYLHALGITHRDLKPENLLYYHPGTDSKIIITDFGLASARKKGDDCLMKTTCGTPEYIAPEVLVRKPYTNSVDMWALGVIAYILLSGTMPFEDDNRTRLYRQILRGKYSYSGEFPDQGSNPCPLQWKSGILTTGLPGSSRFSFPHLAAYEEQNVTWPVSQRLPDILIWLQRPEHVGEAALAQRVQPGQGLH
- the PSKH1 gene encoding serine/threonine-protein kinase H1 isoform X1, which gives rise to MGCGTSKVLPEPPKDVQLDLVKKVEPFSGTKSDVYKHFITEVDSVGPLKAGFPEASQGANPCPGAPTTGHTEPPSEPPRRARVAKYRAKFDPRVTAKYDIKALIGRGSFSRVVRVEHRATRQPYAIKMIETKYREGREVCESELRVLRRVRHANIIQLVEVFETQERVYMVMELATGGELFDRIIAKGSFTERDATRVLQMVLDGVRYLHALGITHRDLKPENLLYYHPGTDSKIIITDFGLASARKKGDDCLMKTTCGTPEYIAPEVLVRKPYTNSVDMWALGVIAYILLSGTMPFEDDNRTRLYRQILRGKYSYSGEPWPSVSNLAKDFIDRLLTVDPGARMTALQALRHPWVVSMAASSSMKNLHRSISQNLLKRASSRCQSTKSAQSTRSSRSTRSNKSRRVRERELRELNLRYQQQYNG